From one Streptococcus oralis genomic stretch:
- the mscL gene encoding large conductance mechanosensitive channel protein MscL — MLKDLKEFLLRGNVVDLAVGVIIASAFGAIVTSFVNDIITPLLLNPALEAAKVQNIAELAWNGVTYGKFLSAIINFLVVGTVLFFVIKAMEKAQNLRKKEEVVEEAPAAPTELEVLQEIKALLEKK, encoded by the coding sequence TTGTTAAAGGATTTAAAAGAATTCTTGCTTCGTGGTAATGTTGTTGACCTTGCTGTCGGTGTAATCATTGCCTCTGCTTTTGGTGCTATCGTTACTTCATTTGTTAATGATATCATCACTCCACTTCTATTGAACCCAGCTTTGGAAGCTGCGAAAGTACAAAACATCGCTGAGCTTGCATGGAATGGTGTTACATATGGTAAATTCTTGAGTGCTATTATCAACTTTCTCGTTGTAGGTACTGTGCTTTTCTTCGTTATTAAAGCTATGGAAAAAGCGCAAAACCTTCGTAAGAAAGAGGAAGTGGTTGAGGAAGCACCTGCTGCTCCAACTGAACTCGAAGTTCTTCAAGAAATCAAAGCTCTTCTTGAGAAAAAATAA